From the genome of Streptococcus marmotae, one region includes:
- a CDS encoding ABC transporter ATP-binding protein, which produces MILSMRNLSYRRQGKTILDNLSWEYAKGEQWAVLGLNGAGKSTLLRILTAEFWKSSGELSVLDIEFGKGDIPSLRTKIGIVGSFLAERFPTDLYAEQIVLTGKYKSSILYRKYGEKELQEAKDMLDRIDAAHLIGRTYASLSQGERQLLLIARSLMEKPQLLILDEATVGLDLLARERLLKHIEQICQLPEAPAIIYVTHHAEEITQSFTHVLLLKEGKILAKGPKEDILIPDILSQFYDQQVELISLGEDRLFIKPLI; this is translated from the coding sequence ATGATTCTTTCAATGCGCAATCTTTCCTATCGTAGACAGGGAAAAACTATTTTAGACAACCTTTCATGGGAATATGCTAAAGGAGAGCAATGGGCTGTTCTGGGTTTAAACGGAGCTGGTAAATCGACCTTATTGCGTATTTTAACAGCTGAATTTTGGAAGAGTTCTGGTGAATTGAGCGTTCTTGATATTGAATTTGGAAAGGGTGACATTCCAAGTTTACGGACCAAGATTGGGATTGTCGGATCCTTTTTAGCCGAACGCTTTCCGACTGATCTGTACGCAGAGCAAATTGTCCTCACTGGAAAATATAAATCGTCTATTCTCTATCGTAAATATGGTGAAAAGGAATTGCAGGAAGCAAAGGATATGCTAGACAGGATTGATGCTGCTCATCTGATTGGTCGCACTTATGCTAGCTTATCTCAAGGAGAGCGCCAACTACTGCTCATTGCCCGTAGTCTCATGGAAAAACCTCAGCTGTTGATTTTAGATGAAGCAACGGTTGGTCTTGATTTACTCGCCCGTGAACGCCTACTCAAGCATATCGAACAAATTTGTCAACTTCCTGAAGCGCCAGCGATTATCTATGTGACCCATCATGCCGAAGAAATTACCCAATCCTTTACGCATGTCCTCCTACTCAAAGAAGGCAAAATTCTTGCGAAAGGTCCAAAAGAAGACATTCTAATCCCTGATATTCTGAGTCAATTTTATGACCAGCAGGTGGAGCTGATTTCACTTGGTGAAGACCGACTCTTTATCAAACCACTAATATAA
- the pflA gene encoding pyruvate formate-lyase-activating protein, whose protein sequence is MEAIDYKNVTGLVHSTESFGAVDGPGIRFVVFMQGCHMRCQYCHNPDTWDLVNPAATERTAGDVLNEAIRYKGFWGKEGGITVSGGEATIQIDFLIALFTLAKEKGIHTTLDTCALTFRNTPKYLEKYAKLMEVTDLVLLDIKEMNPDQHRFVTGHSNKTILECARYLSDIGKPVWIRHVLVPNLTDRDEDLIELGKFVKTLDNVERFEVLPYHNLGEFKWRELGRPYPLEGTKPPTRARVENAKELMDTESYQDYLNRVRGN, encoded by the coding sequence ATGGAAGCAATCGATTACAAAAATGTAACAGGTCTAGTGCATTCAACGGAGAGTTTTGGAGCGGTAGATGGTCCGGGCATTCGCTTTGTGGTATTCATGCAGGGCTGCCACATGCGTTGTCAGTATTGCCATAATCCTGATACTTGGGACTTGGTCAATCCAGCAGCTACTGAGCGAACAGCAGGAGATGTGCTTAATGAAGCCATTCGCTACAAGGGATTTTGGGGGAAAGAAGGTGGCATTACCGTATCAGGTGGTGAAGCGACCATTCAGATTGACTTTTTGATTGCTTTGTTTACCTTGGCAAAAGAAAAGGGGATTCATACAACCTTAGATACCTGTGCTCTTACTTTCCGCAATACGCCAAAATATCTGGAAAAATATGCCAAACTCATGGAAGTAACAGACTTAGTCTTGCTGGATATTAAGGAAATGAACCCAGACCAACACCGCTTTGTCACAGGTCATAGCAATAAAACCATTTTAGAATGTGCTCGCTATCTCTCTGACATTGGTAAACCAGTCTGGATTCGCCATGTCTTGGTGCCAAACTTAACAGACCGTGATGAAGATTTGATTGAACTGGGGAAATTTGTTAAGACCTTAGACAATGTCGAGCGTTTCGAAGTTCTTCCCTACCATAATCTAGGCGAATTTAAATGGCGGGAATTGGGACGTCCCTATCCGCTAGAAGGAACCAAGCCACCAACTAGAGCCCGCGTTGAAAATGCCAAAGAGCTCATGGATACGGAAAGCTATCAGGATTATCTAAACCGTGTGCGAGGGAACTAA
- a CDS encoding S1 family peptidase, translating into MKPNRFCQLALVGLLVSTSGLFLTACSAKQTKPAPQTTTSSNKETISSRTQIQDIATSTYNGIALIQSIENAKGHGTGVFISPDTLLTNRHVVTGLAKADAAVVRTVDQQGKQVDLPIKEFIAPEDESMDVGIVKLQKPITSNKELSHLTIQKMASLDTTDKTKVSDFIRAVGYPGDKEPGTLWDSQGMIKEIDGNFLTYTAPIASGSSGSPLFNKNGDMIGIANASTEDLEKPTSFGLLFDKSIRTFIAKHQ; encoded by the coding sequence ATGAAACCAAACCGATTTTGTCAATTGGCACTTGTGGGCCTACTCGTATCAACCAGCGGACTTTTCCTGACTGCTTGCTCAGCTAAGCAGACAAAGCCTGCACCTCAAACCACAACTTCCAGCAACAAGGAAACCATCAGCAGTCGGACCCAAATCCAAGATATTGCCACTAGCACTTACAACGGCATTGCCTTAATCCAATCAATAGAAAATGCAAAAGGGCACGGTACAGGGGTCTTTATCTCCCCAGATACATTGCTGACCAATCGTCATGTTGTCACTGGTCTTGCAAAAGCAGACGCAGCTGTCGTTCGAACTGTTGATCAACAGGGTAAACAGGTGGACCTCCCTATCAAAGAGTTCATTGCCCCAGAAGATGAAAGTATGGATGTTGGCATTGTCAAACTCCAAAAACCCATCACTTCCAACAAAGAACTGAGCCACCTTACCATTCAAAAAATGGCTAGTCTTGACACAACGGACAAAACAAAGGTCTCTGATTTTATCCGAGCAGTCGGCTATCCAGGTGATAAAGAGCCTGGCACCTTATGGGATAGTCAGGGAATGATTAAAGAAATTGACGGAAACTTCCTCACCTATACTGCTCCTATCGCTAGTGGGTCATCAGGTTCCCCCTTATTCAATAAAAATGGCGATATGATTGGAATAGCCAATGCCTCAACAGAGGATTTAGAAAAACCAACCTCCTTTGGTCTCTTGTTTGATAAAAGCATACGCACATTCATCGCTAAACATCAATAA
- a CDS encoding hemolysin family protein, whose translation MEDPGSQTIHLQILLLLLLTLLNAFFSASEMALVSLNRSRVEQKAAEGEKKFIRLLHVLENPNHFLSTIQVGITFISILSGASLAGDLGTVFAGWLGNSATAQTAGYWLALALLTFISIVLGELYPKRIAMNMKENLAVISAPIILFLGKLVSPFVWLLSAATNLISRITPMEFDDADEKMTRDEIEYILTTQSEETLDADEIEMLQGIFSLDEMMAREVMVPRTDAFMVDIEDDTATIMAEILKQNFSRIPVYDGDKDNVVGLIHTKRILAEGFSTGFENLNIRRILQEPLFVPETIFVDDLLKALRNTQNQMAILLDEYGGVAGIVTLEDLLEEIVGEIDDETDKTEIFVREIGEHTYIVQGNMTLNDFNEHFGTELESDDVDTIAGFYLTGLGTIPSQEEKEAYEVDNHGYHLVMINDKVKNGRVTKLKMILTPLEAEEDMKDRKEKKD comes from the coding sequence ATGGAAGACCCTGGTAGTCAGACCATTCATTTACAAATTTTATTATTGCTTTTATTAACCTTACTCAATGCCTTTTTCTCAGCTTCTGAGATGGCTCTTGTTTCTCTCAACCGTTCCCGTGTAGAACAAAAAGCGGCTGAGGGAGAAAAGAAATTTATTCGTTTATTACATGTACTAGAAAATCCCAATCATTTTTTATCGACGATTCAAGTCGGAATTACCTTCATCAGTATCCTGTCAGGGGCGAGCCTAGCAGGTGACTTAGGGACGGTATTTGCTGGCTGGTTAGGAAATTCTGCGACAGCACAGACTGCTGGCTATTGGCTTGCACTTGCCTTGTTGACCTTTATTTCAATCGTCTTAGGAGAATTATATCCTAAGCGAATTGCCATGAATATGAAGGAAAATTTAGCGGTCATTTCAGCGCCAATTATTCTCTTTTTAGGGAAGCTTGTTAGTCCCTTTGTGTGGCTTTTGTCAGCAGCGACCAACCTCATCAGTCGCATAACACCGATGGAGTTTGACGATGCTGATGAGAAGATGACCCGTGATGAAATCGAGTACATTTTAACCACACAGAGTGAGGAAACTTTAGATGCAGATGAAATTGAAATGTTGCAGGGGATTTTTTCACTGGATGAAATGATGGCACGTGAAGTCATGGTACCGCGTACGGATGCCTTCATGGTCGATATTGAAGACGATACAGCAACGATTATGGCGGAAATTTTGAAGCAGAATTTCTCGCGGATTCCAGTTTATGACGGAGATAAGGATAATGTTGTTGGGTTGATTCATACCAAGCGTATCTTGGCGGAAGGCTTTTCCACTGGTTTTGAAAATTTAAATATCCGACGGATTTTACAAGAACCACTCTTTGTACCAGAGACGATCTTTGTGGATGACTTATTAAAGGCTTTGCGCAATACTCAAAATCAAATGGCTATTCTACTTGATGAGTACGGTGGTGTGGCAGGAATTGTGACTTTAGAAGATCTGCTTGAGGAAATCGTGGGAGAAATTGACGATGAAACGGATAAGACAGAGATTTTTGTTCGAGAAATTGGAGAACACACCTATATTGTTCAAGGAAATATGACCTTAAATGACTTCAATGAACATTTTGGGACAGAGTTGGAAAGCGATGATGTAGATACGATTGCAGGCTTCTATCTGACAGGTTTAGGGACAATTCCAAGTCAAGAAGAAAAAGAAGCCTATGAGGTCGATAATCACGGCTATCACTTGGTTATGATCAATGATAAGGTCAAAAATGGTCGTGTGACCAAGTTGAAAATGATACTGACACCTCTTGAAGCTGAAGAGGATATGAAAGATAGAAAAGAAAAGAAAGACTGA